One window of Hypomesus transpacificus isolate Combined female unplaced genomic scaffold, fHypTra1 scaffold_30, whole genome shotgun sequence genomic DNA carries:
- the pmpca gene encoding mitochondrial-processing peptidase subunit alpha produces MASHMSRCRTWGRVQRCGIAAYRKYSSGSGYPNISLSSPLPGIPKPVFASVDGHEKYETKITTLENGLKVASQNKFGQFCTVGILVNSGSRHETKYPSGISHFVEKLAFSSTAQYGSRDEILLTLEKHGGICDCQTSRDTTMYAISAEVKGLDTVVSLLSDAVLQPRLLDEEIEMTRMAVRFELEDLSMRPDPEPLLTEMIHAAAYRGNTVGLPRFCPIDNIDKIDKKLLHSYLRSYFCPERMVLAGVGIEHEQLVECARKYLLDVKPVWGTSTPANVDLSVAQYTGGIIKMEKDMSDVSLGPTPIPELTHIMIGLESCSFLEDDFIPFAVLNMMMGGGGSFSAGGPGKGMFTRLYLNVLNRHHWMYNATAYHHSYEDNGLLCIHASADPRQVREMVEIITREFIQMAGTAGEMELERAKTQLKSMLMMNLESRPVIFEDVGRQVLATGKRKLPHELCTLISNVTSSDIKKVTAKMLRSKPAVAALGDLTEMPSYEHIQAALSSKDGRLPRMYRLFR; encoded by the exons ATGGCATCGCACATGTCTAGGTGTAGAACTTGGGGACGTGTCCAAAG GTGTGGGATCGCAGCATACAGGAAATACAGCAGTGGCAGTGGATATCCAAATATCTCACTCTCTTCACCCTTGCCTGGGATCCCCAAACCCGTGTTTGCATCAGTGGATGGTCATGAGAAATATGAGACAAAAATCACGACTTTAGAAAATGGTCTAAAAGTTGCTTCCCAGAATAAGTTTGGTCAATTCTGCACAGTTGGAA TCTTAGTAAATTCAGGTTCCAGGCATGAGACAAAATACCCAAGTGGAATTTCACACTTTGTGGAGAAACTTGCCTTTTCT TCCACAGCCCAGTATGGTAGTAGAGATGAAATACTCCTCACACTTGAAAAGCATGGAGGGATATGTGACTGCCAAACATCTAG AGACACCACTATGTATGCCATCTCTGCTGAGGTAAAGGGACTGGACACTGTTGTCAGTCTTCTTTCTGATGCTGTCCTGCAGCCTCGTCTTCTGG ATGAGGAGATAGAGATGACCAGGATGGCAGTGCGCTTTGAGCTGGAGGACCTCAGCATGCGCCCTGACCCTGAACCTCTGCTGACTGAGATGATCCATGCA GCTGCATACCGGGGCAACACAGTGGGTTTGCCACGCTTCTGCCCCATAGACAACATAGATAAGATTGACAAGAAGCTGCTTCATTCCTACTTGCGGAGCTACTTCTGCCCCGAGCGCATGGTGCTAGCAGGCGTGGGCATCGAACATGAGCAGTTAGTGGAGTGTGCCAGGAAGTACCTACTGGACGTGAAACCAGTCTGGGGAACTAGCACTCCGGCCAATGTTGACCTTTCTGTGGCACAATACACTGGTGGCATTATCAAG ATGGAAAAGGACATGTCAGATGTAAGCCTTGGCCCCACGCCCATCCCTGAGCTTACGCACATTATGATTGGCCTGGAGAGCTGCTCCTTCCTG GAAGATGATTTCATCCCTTTTGCTGTCCTCAACATgatgatggggggaggagggtcgtTCTCTGCAGGGGGCCCTGGGAAAGGCATGTTCACCCGCCTTTACCTGAACGTGCTCAATAG GCATCACTGGATGTACAACGCTACAGCCTACCACCATAGCTATGAGGACAATGGTCTGCTGTGCATCCATGCCAGTGCGGACCCCAGACAG GTTCGGGAAATGGTGGAGATCATAACCAGAGAGTTCATTCAGATGGCTGGGACTGCAGGAGAG ATGGAGTTGGAGAGAGCCAAGACGCAGCTCAAGTCGATGCTGATGATGAATCTAGAGTCGAGGCCGGTAATCTTTGAGGATGTGGGCCGCCAGGTTCTCGCCACGGGAAAGAGGAAGCTTCCTCATGAGTTGTGCACACTCATTA GCAATGTCACTTCTAGCGACATTAAGAAGGTCACAGCCAAAATGCTCCGCAGCAAGCCGGCTGTAGCAGCACTGGGGGATCTGACAGAAATGCCCTCCTATGAACACATCCAGGCTGCCCTGTCCAGTAAGGATGGGCGCCTGCCTCGCATGTACCGCCTCTTCCGATAG
- the LOC124463567 gene encoding G2/M phase-specific E3 ubiquitin-protein ligase-like, with the protein MSSPSFCWKKSPKVEFVGEEGADYGGPQREFFRLLMQDVQQSGVFEGPSKELLFTYHQGQEQKYLKVGKCVGWSIVHGGPGLRALNKTLFACMCGHNPSFRDFRWQNLDEDVQSKIKKILNCKDENEFAALLQAEVLGNWLAECGIYMSKREEIPNTIAYICKHYVFMRVANIIKQFTDGLNSWGNLWDVVKANYAAFLPVFTDMSVPLTRQSLKSLFSVNYSTRGTNRREQEEDTIFSWEVFLKMVEDSQADVTFEDILIFITSAGMIPPLGFQEQPTIDFYDQEQGILKSLLLFRRQSNRRWFYDDSPV; encoded by the exons ATGTCATCAccatcattctgctggaagAAATCTCCAAAGGTGGAATTTGTTGGGGAGGAAGGAGCAGATTACGGGGGGCCACAGAGAGAGTTTTTCCG ACTCTTGATGCAGGATGTGCAACAGTCCGGTGTGTTTGAGGGTCCATCTAAGGAGCTACTGTTCACCTACCATCAGGGCCAGGAACAAAAGTACCTAAAGGTTGGAAAATGCGTTGGCTGGTCGATCGTCCATGGGGGACCGGGATTACGAGCCCTCAACAAAACACTGTTCGCTTGCATGTGTGGCCACAACCCATCCTTTAGAGATTTCCGTTGGCAAAATCTTGATGAAGATGTACAGAGTAAAATCAAGAAG ATTCTCAACTGCAAAGATGAAAATGAGTTTGCTGCCTTGCTCCAGGCCGAAGTTCTAGGCAACTGGTTAGCTGAGTGTGGCATATACAtgtcaaagagagaggagatccCAAACACAATTGCATACATATGCAAACATTATGTGTTCATGAG AGTTGCAAACATCATCAAACAATTCACCGATGGATTGAACTCATGGGGGAATTTGTGGGATGTGGTGAAAGCCAACTATGCTGCCTTCCTGCCAGTCTTCACCGACATGTCCGTCCCTCTTACTCGCCAATCCCTCAAGTCACTCTTCAGTGTCAACTACAGTACCAGGGGCACCAACCGacgagagcaggaagaggacacCATCTTCAGCTGGGAGGTGTTTCTCAAGATGGTAGAAG ACAGTCAAGCAGATGTCACTTTTGAGGACATCCTCATATTCATCACCTCAGCGGGCATGATTCCTCCACTTGGATTCCAGGAACAGCCTACCATTGACTTTTATGACCAGGAACAAG GCATCCTGAAGAGCCTGCTCTTGTTCAGGCGTCAGAGCAACCGGAGGTGGTTCTACGATGACAGCCCGGTCTAG